CTTTATGGAATTGAAAGTTCTTCAGCGAGCTCAGCAGATTTATCAGCATGCCCAATAGTTAATCCTTTATGGAATTGAAAGAAAATTTTCTTCGCGACTTCTATTATAGAAAATATCACAGTTAATCCTTTATGGAATTGAAAGGACAATTCGTACAATAATTTCTGTACATAGGCTAGTTTAGGTTAATCCTTTATGGAATTGAAAGGTAATTGCAACAACAAACAGATTTGAGGAGTTAGATAAAGGTTAATCCTTTATGGAATTGAAAGATAACGTTCATCATATATCATCCTTTTATCACTACTATTTATGTTAATCCTTTATGGAATTGAAAGGACAGGTTTAACAGAACGTTAACCAAAAAACGTGCGTTAGTTAATCCTTTATGGAATTGAAAGAACATATTATTTCGCGCGTCGTAAATCAGATTCGCAAACGACGTTAATCCTTTATGGAATTGAAAGGTAACAAAGTTAGATGATGCGTATGAGGTTGATACGTATTTTATGTTAATCCTTTATGGAATTGAAAGTATTCCAGCCCCAACTCTCATCAGAAGGTGATATTGATTGAGTTAATCCTTTATGGAATTGAAAGACTATACTTTTTGTGAACTCATATAAAAGCTTTCATGACAAGTTAATCCTTTATGGAATTGAAAGTTCATAACTCATGAGTTGTGAAGGTATTTTTTCTTTTTTTGTTAATCCTTTATGGAATTGAAAGAGCCCCTTCAACTTTTTCCAGTAGTATAGTTTTATTCCAGTTAATCCTTTATGGAATTGAAAGTCAGGACTAGTGCCGGGATCCCAGCACGGGAATTTGGGTTAATCCTTTATGGAATTGAAAGAATCTATCGCCAGGCTTGATGATAACAGGCTTTATGTTTAAGTTAATCCTTTATGGAATTGAAAGCTAATAACGGAAAAAGATCTAGTAGTAGAATTAGTATTTAGTTAATCCTTTATGGAATTGAAAGCTGTTTTTTATTTTTTGCTCATACGTCAGCACTCGTTATGTTAATCCTTTATGGAATTGAAAGACACGTTTGCCTTAAACAGTGATAAAGAGTTCAAAATGGAGTTAATCCTTTATGGAATTGAAAGAGAATTATTTACATGGTAAGAGGGAGACAGGGCAACCCGCTGTTAATCCTTTATGGAATTGAAAGAGACTGGGATAATACAGCGATTATATCGTTCGCATACTTGAGTTAATCCTTTATGGAATTGAAAGTAGTTCCATTGTTCTATATCCTTGTATTGATAATTGTACCAGCGTTAATCCTTTATGGAATTGAAAGAATAAGCATACTTTTTGCCAGGATATTCATCATAGAAGTAGTTAATCCTTTATGGAATTGAAAGGTTTACAATTTTTTACCCCCAGTGAAATTTTCATTTGTATCAAGTTAATCCTTTATGGAATTGAAAGATAAAACAAAATCGGACGTGGTAGATGGAACAGATTTATCAGTTAATCCTTTATGGAATTGAAAGGTTTGGCCTGGTGTTCAGTTTGTCTCTGGAGCCTTTAGCCGTTAATCCTTTATGGAATTGAAAGATGTGGCTTGATGATATTAGAGCATTTGCTTTATCCTTTAGTTAATCCTTTATGGAATTGAAAGAAAAATCCAGTTGTAGATGAATTCATGCCCTATTTAACTTGTTAATCCTTTATGGAATTGAAAGCTAATGGTGTTGGTTTGGTATCTTTCTTGGTCACAGAATGGGTTAATCCTTTATGGAATTGAAAGCATGAATGACCCGCCCCCCGCCGTAAAATGGCGAAGTTTGTGTTAATCCTTTATGGAATTGAAAGCATACGTCAAGTTTCTTTAAATCAAATCTACCTCTAGTTTGGTTAATCCTTTATGGAATTGAAAGTATATAAGCTTTACAAAGAGAATTTTGAAGAGAATTTTGGTTAATCCTTTATGGAATTGAAAGATTATATATTGAGGGTGAAAAGATGGCAAACCAAATTGTTGTTAATCCTTTATGGAATTGAAAGTTTAGAAAGCCAAAAGCAGCTGGGGGAGGAGCCAGCGGAGGTTAATCCTTTATGGAATTGAAAGATTTGTCTTCTGTAATTGGCTCTAGAATGGACTGTCATTGCATAAGTTAATCCTTTATGGAATTGAAAGTTGAACAAGATATAGACAATTCTAAATTTGTACACTGGAGGGTTAATCCTTTATGGAATTGAAAGTGATAGATCGCTCTTTGAGGACCAGTGACACCGTATGCTGTGTTAATCCTTTATGGAATTGAAAGTACTATCATTTCTTCTATTTCAGTGCTTGATGTAGAATATGTTAATCCTTTATGGAATTGAAAGAATTTAGGCATAAACTTCTATGATGCAATCAACAATAATTTCCGTTAATCCTTTATGGAATTGAAAGGACAATGTGACCTTGATGATACTGTTTGTGATGTTAACATGTTAATCCTTTATGGAATTGAAAGAGAAGCATAGCCTGGGGGCTTCTATCCACTCTTCCGCTAATGTTAATCCTTTATGGAATTGAAAGCATTTCTCTTACATCGTTAATTGATAATTCATCGTTTAGGTTAATCCTTTATGGAATTGAAAGTATTTTTTTATCACACTGTTGTGATTATTTAGTTATATGTTAATCCTTTATGGAATTGAAAGAAAAGTAGTATTCATCTCTTCTTTTGCCATATCTTCTTCAGGTTAATCCTTTATGGAATTGAAAGAAATTCTTTGCCTTAGCCCATAATTGTTGTATGTCTTGGAGTTAATCCTTTATGGAATTGAAAGGCTATAATCCCTGCAATAGCACCATCGTGATTACCTTTCCTAGTTAATCCTTTATGGAATTGAAAGTATCAGTCAGTCTTACTATCTTTCTTCTTCCATCCTCAAGTTAATCCTTTATGGAATTGAAAGTAATTTATCGCTTTTCCATTAACAAAAACGTTAAAGTTCGTTGTTAATCCTTTATGGAATTGAAAGGTAAGCTATTATGCCTCATTGTTTAACTATGCTTGGCAACCAAAGTTAATCCTTTATGGAATTGAAAGTATCTTTCGCAATATTCTACAATGTTATTGTATATCTTTTGTTAATCCTTTATGGAATTGAAAGCTACGTCATTATTTATCTTGTCGAAGAGAGTAGGCATATCTGTTAATCCTTTATGGAATTGAAAGTGCTAAATTGTAAGTCTATATTTGGATTCATGTTATAGTTAATCCTTTATGGAATTGAAAGGCTATTTTTGGTAATATTGTTCATCATGCTGTTGAAGACTTTGTTAATCCTTTATGGAATTGAAAGCTTGACGTAATCGAAAGAATCCTCAATGTACAAATGCATACGTTAATCCTTTATGGAATTGAAAGTCTCCGCTAGTCTTTTTATTCCATATGTACAAACTTGCCTTGTTAATCCTTTATGGAATTGAAAGCACTAACAACTGTTTCATTGATATGTTCTTTATAAAGAAGTTAATCCTTTATGGAATTGAAAGTATCTAGCCCTGGCAACTGGAGAGTACATTGCAGGTAGCGCGTTAATCCTTTATGGAATTGAAAGTAACAAACCCTCCAAGTCCCCTAGGCTGGATCACAGGTGGTTAATCCTTTATGGAATTGAAAGATATTCACAAACACGTAACAGTGTTATATCCAATTGGGCGGTAATCTTCTATGAAATTTTAAGATAAGTGACAAAATTCTTTGTATAACTAGAGCACAAATTGATAATCTTCTATGAAATTTTAAGAAATAATATTAACTGAATTTTACAACACAAGCTAACTAGGTGGCCTCCACATGAAACTATATGTAGCTGGAGGTGGATTAAATATGTCAAATATGTACACATTTCCTATCGATTTCATATTGTATTGAAATGGTGTTTTAGTCGAATTATCTACTTGAATCAAGCTAGGTTTCCAGGGTAATTCAAGCCTAAATTGTAAATAATATAACGGAGAGGAAATTAATATATTTTCAAAACTATAATCTATTCCATATCTCTCAATTATCTCTTTTACTGTTACACCGTAGTAATGTTTAATCCAACTGAAAAATTTTATTTTAGCAAATTGACCAGCTTGTAAAGGTGGGTTAAACGTAACGTCAAAGATCATCATATTATCTTTCTGATGTGCTTCACACTCGTAGTTAACATTACCTAAATTTAATGGGTCAATAATACTAATTTTTCTGCATTTTACAATTGTAGGCGGTAAGGGTTTGTAAAAATCTCTTATTGTTGCAAATAGTCTCTCTAATTTTGTAAATGGTGTAAATAGATATGTGTAGCTCCAGGTTTTATTCCCGGTTTCAGATTCTTTAATTACATACTTTGCTTGAGGTACATAACGATCTTTACCTAAGGAATAAGCTTTTCCCCTCACTAGTTTGTCTCCTTGAATTTCTACAGTGCCATTTTGAACAAACAAGTTGTTAACTACATCAAGGACGTTATTTCGAAATGTTTTCTTAAACTTATCATTAATTTCTGAAATTGGAATTTCTTCTTCCTTTGAAAGCCTATATATTATGTACGAAACAAGCTTAATGTGAGAAGATGTAAGAGGGTTCACAAGTTATGTTTTAAGCGAAGATATAAAAGCTTATATAGTTACAGTTTCTGTTGATTTTATTCTTTCAGTTAAGTACTTTGTTTTTACAAATTCGTTAGTTTAGCAAGCACTTGATGTTATTACCTAACATCTATAGTTAATTTTTTCCTTTTAAAGTTTAATGAAGAGAATGTAGTTTTCCTTATTTTAAATTGGAGAGAAAGCATCTAATTATAGTAAGGAAATTTCATGACGAAAATAATAGGAAGTCTTTGCAAAGGATTTCCAAATCGGATTTAGATATGGTACATGACTGTTTATAAGCATGTCAAATTATATGCGAAGTTTGTTTTAAAATTACCCTTTCAGTTTCTGCTTCGAACCCTATTTTCTAGTAATACTCATTATTCTGGAAATAAGTTTTAAATATTTATGTTAACTTTTTTTATCTATGGTAATGAAGAGAATTAGAGATCCTCTTTATGGACTTATTTCTATTGATGATGACCTTATTAAATCCCCTTACTTTCAGAGGTTAAGATATATAATTCAAAATGGAATGGCTTACATGGTTTTTCCTTCAATGAATCATACAAGATTTGAACATAGCATTGGAGCTTATCACTTATTGGTAAGAATGAAAGATAAAATAGATAAAGTTTTTGAGACGGAGAAAAACGATTTAAGTCTAGATTGGGAAACCTTGGAAAAATTAGTCTTATATCATGATATTGGTCATCTCCCTTTTTCACATACATTTGAAAAGGCCTTTGAAATACTAAAATATCTCGATAAATACCTCAACAATAATTCAAATAAGTATCAACAAATAAATTCGTTTATAAAGAAAGAAATAGGCATTACTAAAAGGTCCGAGAAAATTCATGACTATATAGGAATAGTAGTATTAAGATATATGAATGAGGATGAGGTTGCAGATTTAAAGAAGGAAGTATATGTAGATCCAAAGAGTAAAGATTCAAAATTAGCTAGGTTAATCATAAATTCTGACCTTGATGTCGATAGATTAGATTACCTACAAAGAGATGCCTACTTCGCTGGGGCAAAGTTTGGTTTAATTGACGTTGATAGACTTAGAGAGTTCGAAATCGAATACATCAGTGCTCTAGACGGATGTAAACCTGAAAGATATTTCTACGTATTTCAACCTAAAAGCATTGATGATTTAGAGCATTATTTCCTCGCAAGATTTCACATGTATAGTAGCGTTTATGAACATCCGGTAGTTTCAATCTATAATGGTATTATGGCTTACTTTATTGCTTATGCAATTTACAAAGATTTGATAGATTTTGAAAACATAACTAAACCTGAGAAGTTCTTATACTTTACTGATGATTCGGTTTTGCATTTACTAAAAAACAAGAAGGATGACCCAGAATTTAAGCATTTTTATGAGGCAATTATTGAAAGGAAAAAGTATAAGAAAGCTATCATATATTCTGATAAGATAGCAAAGAATTTTAGCAAAAACTTTAAGAACTATAAAGATAAAATATACAATTTCCTAATAAAGCATGGCGGAAAAGTAATTATAACAGATGAATATGTAAAGTCTGATATAAAAAATATCTTGATTCATGTAGGGGACGAATATAAACCAGCAAAAGATAGCTTAAAAGTACCTCACTCAAGGTACAAAATATGTGTAGGCGTATATAATGATGAAAATTTGATTAGAGAAGTTAAAGAGTACTTTGAAGACGAATTTAAAATTAAATTAGAATTCAGAAATACCTAGGCCTCTTAACAATTCTTTTTCCTCTTGAGTGAAAGTGACTTTATGGCCCATGTAATGAAGCCATAATTTCTTTGCTGTTTCTACTATGACATTCTCGTTATATTTTTTGATTACATCTAAGTATTTAGCACACTCATTTCCATCAATACGTGGATTTAAGTACTCAGTGAATTTTATGCCCTCTTCAGTGTATTCGAACATACTTATATCGTCACTCTCTTTTGAAACGAGAACGAATGAAAGTGATTGAATAGTTAAATCATTAAAATTAGGTAAATTGTGCTTAAAGCAATTAATATATCCGTTAGCCTGAAGTTTTTCAAGTGATATCATGATATAATAGTTATTTAAGTAGATATTATAAACAACTACTTTCATAATTCACTATACTGAGAGAGGTAACTGAAAGTAATTGAGGATTATCAAAACTAATGTCACATGAGCCAACAAATTTTTAGCTAGAGAATGTCCGACAATTTTATTATTGTAATAAAAAGTTGAAAAACTATGTTCTCTATCTGAAACTTAAAAGAAGAAAAATAAGATAGTAAAAAATAGAAAGATTAAGCCATAATATAGTACTCCTACCAATTCACTGAGTAAATTACTTAGGCTATTAGAGGCTATAGCATGTGTAACCTTTTCTTAGTGAGTCTAACGACATTACCAATTAATTAGATGACTTATGAAAAAGAAAGTTTATATGATTAAAATTAATCCGTTGCATTTCCAATGAAAAAGACATAGTTCATATTAATTCCTATTTAACAAATTTTGTAAAAAACAAGATTGTTAATCACACTCTACGCAAAAGTTTTAAGTTTTTCTCCCTAATTTCTATTCATAATGATATTCATTTTAAACTTTGAACTTACCCCTTCACACGATGCAATAATCCCTCCTTTCACTTCAAAGCTAAGCAGAACATTATTCCTTGAATTTTCTCCCTCCTATTCAAAATTAATTGAGAGTGAGGAAAGCTATAAACCAATAAGAATAACAGTGGTAAAAGATGAAGGAAAACCTCTTTACTCAACCGGAAAAAGAAAGATTACACTAACGGGAGGAAAGACTTACTCCTTTTCTGTAAGTACGATGAGAGAAGAAATAGTAAAGGAAGCAATAAAAGTTGACAGCGTTAAAAAAGAGCTATTTAACACAACTTTTGACGTTCAATTAAAAGACGTAAAGATAAAAGAGGATGTAGGGTTAGAAGATTCCCGCTTTTACAAAGTCTACTTCAGAACGCCAGCATTGATTCAACCTCCCCGTCCTAGAATTAAGAATAAGATGAATAGATACGTTTTATTCCCTTACGTACCATTATTTTTAGCCTCTCTTGTATCACATTGGAATAAAAACATGAGTGAGAAAATTGTTGGACTCACTGGAAGTAAGACTTTATACTATTTTAGAGAAGTTAATTACAGATTAAAACCAGTAACTGTCTATTACGGTAATATTCCAAACAGAGGATTTATTGGGTGGGTTATATATGAGTTAAGGGCTAAGAGAGGGAGCAAGATAAGGGAAAATGTG
The nucleotide sequence above comes from Sulfurisphaera javensis. Encoded proteins:
- the cas6 gene encoding CRISPR-associated endoribonuclease Cas6; this encodes MIFILNFELTPSHDAIIPPFTSKLSRTLFLEFSPSYSKLIESEESYKPIRITVVKDEGKPLYSTGKRKITLTGGKTYSFSVSTMREEIVKEAIKVDSVKKELFNTTFDVQLKDVKIKEDVGLEDSRFYKVYFRTPALIQPPRPRIKNKMNRYVLFPYVPLFLASLVSHWNKNMSEKIVGLTGSKTLYYFREVNYRLKPVTVYYGNIPNRGFIGWVIYELRAKRGSKIRENVKKLLDYGNYFGVGKSRNIGFGEIEVKLLSENDK
- a CDS encoding HD domain-containing protein: MVMKRIRDPLYGLISIDDDLIKSPYFQRLRYIIQNGMAYMVFPSMNHTRFEHSIGAYHLLVRMKDKIDKVFETEKNDLSLDWETLEKLVLYHDIGHLPFSHTFEKAFEILKYLDKYLNNNSNKYQQINSFIKKEIGITKRSEKIHDYIGIVVLRYMNEDEVADLKKEVYVDPKSKDSKLARLIINSDLDVDRLDYLQRDAYFAGAKFGLIDVDRLREFEIEYISALDGCKPERYFYVFQPKSIDDLEHYFLARFHMYSSVYEHPVVSIYNGIMAYFIAYAIYKDLIDFENITKPEKFLYFTDDSVLHLLKNKKDDPEFKHFYEAIIERKKYKKAIIYSDKIAKNFSKNFKNYKDKIYNFLIKHGGKVIITDEYVKSDIKNILIHVGDEYKPAKDSLKVPHSRYKICVGVYNDENLIREVKEYFEDEFKIKLEFRNT